The Virgibacillus phasianinus genome includes a window with the following:
- a CDS encoding YczE/YyaS/YitT family protein — translation MRWAIFVVGLMFFSLGISVTINVQHLGIHPWDVLNVGLYEKYGFTIGTWNIVCGIILVIISYILDKRYIKLGTFLNALLVGSFVDLFLWLDFLPGAAHTWVDVVILLIGIIFMGFGGGMYNAAGVGSGPRDGFMLSISDKTGFPIRRVRIVTETSVLLIGLLLGGPVFIFTFLFTFIQSPLFQYFFLKISALLNHMEKPSDENKKAKSAG, via the coding sequence ATGCGCTGGGCAATTTTTGTAGTCGGTTTAATGTTTTTCAGTCTTGGTATTTCGGTAACAATTAATGTACAGCATTTGGGGATTCACCCTTGGGACGTACTTAATGTTGGATTATATGAAAAATATGGCTTTACCATTGGAACATGGAATATTGTCTGTGGAATTATTCTTGTTATCATTTCTTATATTCTTGATAAGCGGTATATCAAGCTTGGAACGTTTTTGAATGCATTGCTCGTTGGCTCATTTGTCGACTTATTTTTATGGCTGGACTTTTTACCTGGTGCTGCACATACGTGGGTCGATGTCGTTATACTTTTGATAGGGATAATTTTCATGGGATTTGGTGGCGGCATGTATAATGCAGCGGGTGTTGGGTCAGGTCCGCGTGATGGATTCATGCTGTCTATTTCAGATAAGACTGGGTTTCCTATCAGACGGGTAAGAATCGTTACAGAAACAAGTGTATTGTTAATTGGACTGCTTCTCGGCGGACCCGTGTTCATCTTTACATTTTTATTTACGTTTATTCAAAGTCCTTTATTTCAATACTTTTTCCTGAAAATCAGTGCATTACTTAACCATATGGAAAAGCCTTCTGATGAAAATAAGAAGGCAAAATCAGCTGGATAA
- a CDS encoding DMT family transporter, producing the protein MNKTLFALLIVTTTGLMGSSFAVGKIGLNYISPLLLVGIRFTLAGILMAVIVLLLKRTHPVKISDWLKIVLVGIFQTALVMGSIFLSLRTITAGESSILTFINPLLVVIFGTFFMGMKYRWVQWLGVLVGFLGVFITLGASLDIREAGTLLGLLSAVSWAIATLILKKWGTSFDTWVLTAYQMLFGGILLLIASGLFEEVHIVFTSVSIFIIVWLAVMASIVQFAIWFFLLEKGDPGKVSAFLFLAPLFGVIFGWILLQEQFHLSTLIGGSLILAGIFLVNYAPKKASMR; encoded by the coding sequence TTGAATAAAACATTGTTTGCTCTATTAATTGTTACGACAACAGGTTTAATGGGTTCTTCGTTCGCGGTTGGGAAGATAGGGTTGAACTATATTTCGCCCCTATTACTGGTCGGTATCCGTTTCACGCTAGCGGGGATATTAATGGCTGTGATTGTTCTTTTGTTGAAACGGACTCATCCGGTGAAAATAAGCGACTGGCTTAAAATAGTGCTTGTAGGTATTTTTCAAACAGCCTTGGTTATGGGTTCAATTTTTTTAAGTTTGCGTACAATAACTGCAGGGGAATCTTCTATTTTAACATTCATTAATCCTTTGCTTGTGGTTATTTTTGGAACCTTTTTTATGGGAATGAAATATCGCTGGGTCCAGTGGTTGGGTGTATTAGTCGGATTTTTAGGGGTTTTTATAACATTGGGTGCAAGTTTGGATATAAGAGAAGCAGGTACTCTTCTAGGGCTATTGAGTGCGGTTTCCTGGGCTATTGCAACATTGATCTTAAAAAAGTGGGGGACTTCATTTGATACATGGGTCTTAACTGCTTACCAAATGCTTTTTGGGGGCATTTTACTATTAATAGCCAGTGGACTATTTGAAGAGGTTCACATTGTGTTTACTTCTGTATCGATATTTATAATTGTTTGGCTAGCAGTGATGGCCTCCATTGTTCAATTCGCCATCTGGTTCTTCCTTTTGGAGAAAGGGGATCCGGGGAAAGTAAGTGCTTTTTTGTTTCTCGCACCATTGTTTGGTGTCATTTTTGGCTGGATCCTGCTGCAAGAACAATTTCATTTATCAACATTAATAGGTGGAAGTCTAATATTGGCCGGAATATTTTTGGTGAATTATGCACCGAAAAAGGCGAGCATGAGATAG
- a CDS encoding nucleotidyltransferase-like protein, whose product MEDLLRPIYQERASDLDTLGILLIEKMKPNSPLTDNFDVILLIIVNNGDQPWHVKHYEFDNKTAALHVVREDLLMKWIDTSTYRRAVEWVIYGKVIFDRNEYISDLKEQLRSFPSTKRDLRKAIEFGKLVKSYSEAKDLYETHHYKDAYSRMIHSLHYLARLAVIEKGFHPEVTVWKQVRQIDPEVYKLYEELIQSNEEIEKRVQLMILAIDFVISTRARYSAKHLLDLMRERDGSWSYSELKTHPLLKSYDLDLTAIVSYLAEKNIIKTERVETKGVGVYQRKYLVSNTD is encoded by the coding sequence GTGGAGGATTTATTACGTCCCATCTATCAGGAACGTGCAAGTGATCTGGATACACTAGGTATCCTACTAATAGAAAAAATGAAGCCGAACAGTCCACTCACGGATAATTTTGATGTTATTTTATTAATCATTGTTAATAATGGGGATCAGCCATGGCATGTAAAGCATTATGAATTTGACAATAAAACAGCTGCCTTACATGTGGTCAGAGAAGATTTATTAATGAAATGGATTGATACAAGTACTTACCGCCGTGCAGTTGAGTGGGTTATATATGGGAAAGTTATCTTTGATCGAAACGAGTATATTAGTGATTTAAAAGAACAATTAAGAAGTTTCCCATCAACCAAGCGTGACTTACGAAAAGCAATTGAATTCGGTAAATTAGTGAAAAGTTATAGTGAAGCAAAAGATTTGTATGAAACACATCATTATAAAGATGCATATAGTAGAATGATTCATTCCTTACATTACTTGGCCCGGTTGGCTGTCATTGAAAAAGGCTTTCACCCGGAAGTTACTGTATGGAAGCAAGTACGGCAAATTGACCCGGAAGTGTATAAGTTATATGAGGAATTGATCCAGAGCAATGAAGAAATTGAAAAGCGCGTGCAATTAATGATACTCGCGATTGATTTCGTTATCAGCACACGGGCAAGATATTCCGCAAAACATCTTCTTGATCTAATGAGGGAAAGAGACGGCAGTTGGTCATATAGTGAACTAAAAACGCATCCCTTGTTAAAATCATACGATTTGGATCTTACAGCAATCGTTTCTTATTTGGCTGAGAAAAATATTATTAAAACGGAAAGAGTGGAAACGAAGGGTGTTGGCGTTTATCAGCGGAAATACTTGGTTAGTAATACAGATTGA
- a CDS encoding YgzB family protein, which translates to MAQLVYKSKINKIRSFALFLIFAGFGFMYGGIFTRNTEWLMATFFVIGILCVIFSTVVYFWIGMLSTKAVPIICPNCEKPTKMLGRVDACMHCKQPLTLDKDLEGEEFDEKLNSGKYRREFNKKRRSEKK; encoded by the coding sequence ATGGCTCAGCTAGTCTATAAAAGTAAAATAAATAAAATTCGTTCCTTCGCATTATTTCTCATTTTTGCCGGCTTCGGATTTATGTATGGTGGAATTTTCACCAGAAATACTGAATGGCTGATGGCTACATTTTTCGTAATTGGTATCCTATGTGTTATTTTTAGTACCGTTGTCTACTTTTGGATTGGCATGTTATCAACAAAAGCGGTGCCAATTATTTGCCCAAACTGTGAAAAACCAACGAAAATGCTTGGGCGGGTTGATGCATGTATGCACTGTAAGCAGCCACTTACACTAGATAAGGACCTTGAGGGTGAAGAGTTTGATGAGAAACTTAACTCAGGTAAATATAGACGCGAATTTAACAAAAAAAGAAGAAGTGAGAAAAAGTAA
- a CDS encoding anthranilate synthase component II: protein MILVIDNYDSFTFNLVQSIKQLQQKVFVARNDKITIEAIENMNPSHILISPGPGNPSDAGISLEVISKLHTNYPILGVCLGHQAIAQAFGGKITKAKMPMHGKVSPIHHDGQGLFRGLQNPLSVTRYHSLIVDSNNLPECLLVTATTKEGEIMALRHKFYPLEGIQAHPEAILTENGLELLNNFLQRKEDSINETTESRIIF from the coding sequence ATGATTCTTGTAATCGATAACTATGATTCATTCACTTTCAATCTGGTTCAATCTATCAAGCAATTACAGCAGAAGGTTTTCGTTGCACGAAACGATAAAATTACCATAGAGGCGATTGAAAACATGAATCCTTCCCATATATTGATTTCACCAGGTCCGGGTAATCCTTCTGATGCTGGAATATCATTAGAGGTTATAAGCAAATTACATACCAACTATCCGATACTGGGGGTTTGCCTTGGCCATCAGGCAATAGCACAGGCCTTTGGCGGGAAAATTACGAAAGCCAAAATGCCGATGCACGGTAAGGTGTCCCCTATTCATCATGATGGGCAGGGATTGTTCCGGGGATTACAAAATCCACTTTCCGTAACAAGATATCATTCATTAATCGTTGATTCGAACAATTTACCTGAATGTTTGCTTGTAACCGCGACAACAAAAGAGGGAGAAATCATGGCTTTACGTCATAAGTTTTACCCTTTGGAAGGCATTCAGGCCCATCCTGAAGCAATATTAACCGAAAATGGACTTGAGCTTCTAAATAATTTCTTGCAAAGGAAGGAAGATTCAATCAATGAAACCACAGAATCCCGAATTATTTTTTAA
- the pabB gene encoding aminodeoxychorismate synthase component I has protein sequence MKPQNPELFFNFKDTSGTKKPVMFKDPIDIISTSNIDEVLPYLERVQDYVNAGYYAAGYLAYEAAPAFEPEFKVNTDGSQTLLWYGIFTKPTYESLSSAGDFSIKEWTASEPADHYQKSIEHIKNLIELGDTYQVNYTIRMNSTFTGDTKAYYTQLAQAQAADYSAFIQTADHTILSASPELFFQMCKGKITTRPMKGTAQRGLTYKEDNRRATWLAASEKNRAENVMIVDLLRNDLGTIAKPGTVQVPKLFSIEKYPTVYQMTSTITATTEEDISLTDVFKALFPCGSITGAPKISTMRIIQELETSPRGVYCGAIGYITPEQEAIFNVPIRTVTIDHEDNCAKYGVGGGITWDSTSEGEYDEIITKSALLKRKQPEFQLLESIGLVHGSYLVLENHMERLEKSAWYFNFSIDIEEIRKELMKCASTHSNDKWKVRLLVDQDGQFTCEAVQIIHDSIDEVTAVLANAAVSSEDVFLYHKTTNRSVYKKAKASHPDVYDVLLWNEKKEVTEFTAGNVVMQINDQFFTPPIECGLLGGTFRKKLIDSGKIAERIIRVDELKDCECIWFINSVREWIPVKLHEKRKLLGARARQKKRRHQS, from the coding sequence ATGAAACCACAGAATCCCGAATTATTTTTTAACTTCAAAGATACAAGTGGGACCAAGAAACCGGTGATGTTTAAGGATCCGATTGACATAATAAGTACCTCAAATATAGATGAAGTACTTCCGTATCTTGAAAGAGTCCAGGACTATGTGAACGCAGGATACTATGCTGCAGGTTATCTAGCGTACGAAGCAGCCCCCGCCTTTGAACCAGAATTCAAGGTCAACACGGATGGAAGTCAGACACTTCTGTGGTATGGAATTTTTACAAAGCCAACATACGAAAGTTTATCAAGCGCAGGAGACTTTTCAATCAAGGAGTGGACAGCATCGGAACCAGCTGATCATTACCAAAAAAGTATCGAACATATTAAGAACCTTATCGAGCTAGGTGACACATACCAGGTCAATTACACAATACGCATGAATTCCACGTTTACAGGCGATACAAAGGCATATTATACCCAATTGGCACAAGCACAAGCAGCGGATTACAGCGCCTTTATCCAAACAGCAGACCACACTATCCTATCCGCGTCGCCGGAGTTATTTTTTCAAATGTGTAAAGGAAAAATAACAACCCGGCCAATGAAAGGCACAGCGCAACGGGGCTTGACCTATAAGGAAGATAATAGAAGGGCGACATGGCTTGCCGCGTCAGAAAAAAACCGGGCAGAAAATGTTATGATTGTTGATCTGCTCCGTAATGATCTTGGGACAATCGCTAAACCCGGCACTGTACAGGTTCCTAAACTATTTTCGATTGAAAAATACCCAACCGTTTATCAAATGACATCAACTATCACTGCAACCACAGAGGAAGATATATCTCTAACAGATGTGTTCAAAGCATTATTCCCTTGCGGCTCCATCACAGGTGCGCCTAAAATCAGCACCATGCGAATCATTCAGGAATTGGAGACATCTCCCCGGGGTGTTTATTGTGGTGCAATCGGCTATATTACCCCCGAACAGGAGGCGATATTCAATGTACCAATCCGAACAGTGACCATCGACCATGAAGATAATTGTGCCAAGTACGGAGTTGGCGGCGGTATAACATGGGACTCTACCAGTGAAGGAGAGTACGATGAAATCATTACAAAATCTGCATTGCTAAAACGGAAACAGCCTGAATTTCAATTACTTGAATCGATTGGTCTGGTTCACGGCAGCTATCTGGTATTGGAAAACCATATGGAACGGTTGGAAAAGTCTGCATGGTACTTCAACTTTTCAATCGATATAGAAGAAATAAGGAAAGAACTAATGAAATGTGCTTCTACTCATTCAAACGACAAATGGAAAGTCCGCTTACTTGTTGATCAAGATGGCCAGTTCACCTGCGAAGCTGTGCAAATCATACACGACTCAATAGATGAGGTTACTGCAGTGCTTGCCAATGCCGCTGTTTCAAGCGAAGATGTGTTTCTTTATCACAAAACAACAAACCGATCTGTCTATAAAAAGGCAAAAGCCAGCCATCCAGATGTTTACGATGTGCTATTATGGAACGAAAAAAAAGAAGTGACTGAATTTACCGCTGGAAATGTTGTGATGCAGATAAATGATCAATTTTTCACACCACCAATTGAGTGTGGACTCTTAGGTGGCACTTTTCGAAAAAAACTAATCGATTCCGGTAAAATCGCAGAACGAATTATTCGGGTCGATGAATTAAAAGATTGCGAATGTATCTGGTTTATCAACAGTGTCAGGGAATGGATACCTGTGAAGTTACACGAAAAGCGCAAGCTTCTGGGCGCTCGTGCTAGACAGAAAAAGCGCAGGCACCAGAGCTAG
- the perR gene encoding peroxide-responsive transcriptional repressor PerR produces MTVSEQKLREAIGTLKESGVRITPQRHAVLEYLLNSMIHPTADDIYKALEGKFPNMSVATVYNNLRVLREIGLVRELTYGDASSRFDCNTTEHYHIICESCGKIVDFHYPSLDEVESLAEQVTGFEVSHHRMEIYGKCEDCKKLDTQKH; encoded by the coding sequence ATGACGGTGTCTGAGCAAAAACTGCGTGAAGCAATCGGCACATTAAAAGAATCAGGCGTTCGGATAACACCACAACGTCATGCGGTTCTTGAATATCTTCTTAATTCCATGATTCACCCAACAGCAGATGATATATATAAAGCGCTGGAAGGAAAATTTCCGAACATGAGCGTCGCGACTGTATACAATAACCTTCGAGTACTAAGAGAAATTGGACTTGTAAGGGAGTTGACATACGGGGATGCGTCAAGCAGATTTGACTGCAATACCACGGAACACTATCACATTATTTGTGAGTCCTGCGGGAAAATAGTCGACTTTCATTATCCATCATTGGATGAGGTAGAGTCCCTTGCTGAACAGGTGACTGGATTTGAAGTAAGTCATCACCGAATGGAAATTTACGGCAAGTGCGAAGACTGCAAAAAATTGGATACGCAGAAACATTAG
- a CDS encoding cob(I)yrinic acid a,c-diamide adenosyltransferase produces MRIYTRSGDKGKTSLIYGQRVPKNDLRVEAYGTCDEANSMIGLSLSFLADVDWDEKEKFLKTMHRVQTILFHVGAELATPNDKEVSWKLKQAYIQELEDQIDEWDKDLATLKNFILPSGHSASSALHTARTIARRAERTAVGLEDELANPLVVSYLNRLSDFLFVAARYVNSNLGGEEIPLQADV; encoded by the coding sequence ATGCGAATTTACACAAGATCAGGTGATAAGGGAAAAACGTCGTTAATATATGGGCAACGGGTTCCGAAAAATGATTTGCGTGTTGAGGCTTACGGAACATGTGATGAAGCGAACTCCATGATAGGGCTGTCACTAAGTTTTCTTGCAGATGTTGACTGGGACGAAAAAGAAAAATTTTTAAAAACGATGCACCGTGTGCAAACAATACTGTTCCATGTTGGGGCGGAGCTTGCCACACCAAATGACAAAGAAGTAAGCTGGAAGTTGAAACAGGCATATATACAGGAGCTTGAAGATCAAATAGATGAATGGGACAAGGATCTTGCGACATTAAAAAACTTTATCTTGCCATCTGGACATAGCGCTTCAAGTGCATTGCACACAGCGCGGACCATTGCCAGAAGAGCGGAACGAACAGCAGTAGGTTTAGAGGATGAATTGGCAAACCCGCTCGTAGTTTCCTATTTGAACCGTCTGTCGGATTTCCTTTTTGTTGCAGCGCGTTATGTAAACTCAAACCTTGGTGGAGAAGAAATACCGTTGCAGGCAGATGTTTAA
- a CDS encoding D-2-hydroxyacid dehydrogenase — MVILFSAKVSTKHQDKLKLQFPKELFIFCDRMDEAIGHMTEAEVLVTYGEDLTDEIVSQTNKLKWIMVLSAGMDTMPFAAIDRKDILVTNARGIHKVPMAEYAISSILQVSRQTKQLIFNQENHVWDRSIRMQEITGKTILIAGTGAIGQEVARLAKAFHMITYGVSRSGRNVEFFDKNVTAAEINTVLPESDFLVSVLPSTPETKGFFTKEHFKLLPDHAAFLNMGRGDAVTTDVLQNAIQSKEIAHAILDVAEEEPLPVNHPLWDYDNVTITPHLSGISPHYQKRALEIFTQNMHTYQQGKTDLMINKINLSRGY; from the coding sequence TTGGTTATACTTTTTTCAGCTAAGGTTTCAACCAAGCATCAGGATAAATTAAAACTGCAATTTCCAAAGGAATTGTTTATTTTTTGCGATCGGATGGATGAAGCAATTGGCCATATGACGGAAGCGGAGGTTCTTGTGACATATGGGGAGGACTTAACCGATGAGATTGTCAGTCAAACGAATAAACTGAAGTGGATTATGGTCCTGTCTGCGGGGATGGATACGATGCCATTTGCTGCCATTGATAGAAAGGACATACTCGTAACAAATGCGCGGGGAATCCATAAGGTACCAATGGCTGAGTACGCAATTTCCAGTATTTTGCAGGTTTCAAGACAAACAAAACAATTAATATTCAATCAGGAGAATCACGTATGGGACCGATCAATCAGGATGCAGGAAATTACGGGTAAGACTATCCTTATTGCAGGCACCGGGGCAATCGGACAAGAGGTTGCACGTCTGGCAAAGGCATTCCACATGATAACATATGGTGTATCCAGAAGCGGAAGAAATGTCGAGTTTTTCGACAAGAATGTAACAGCGGCAGAAATAAATACAGTGCTACCAGAGTCAGATTTCCTTGTATCTGTCTTGCCAAGCACACCAGAAACAAAAGGTTTCTTTACTAAAGAGCATTTTAAACTGCTGCCTGACCATGCAGCCTTTCTTAATATGGGAAGGGGTGACGCTGTTACAACTGACGTGTTGCAAAATGCTATCCAATCGAAGGAAATTGCTCATGCCATTCTGGATGTTGCAGAGGAGGAACCGCTTCCCGTAAATCATCCACTTTGGGATTATGACAATGTGACAATCACTCCCCATTTATCAGGAATATCGCCGCATTATCAAAAACGGGCACTAGAAATTTTTACGCAGAATATGCATACCTATCAACAAGGTAAAACAGATTTGATGATAAATAAAATTAATCTTTCCAGGGGGTATTAA
- the bcp gene encoding thioredoxin-dependent thiol peroxidase, whose amino-acid sequence MTVETGKAAPNFTLENQEGENVSLSSFKGKHVVIYFYPKDMTPGCTTEACDFRDQHESFQDLDAVIIGVSPDPVDRHQKFIDKHELPFLLLADVDHKVAEEYGVWKLKKNFGKEYYGIERSTFIIDKEGILQKEYRKVSVKGHVEDALTFIRESVL is encoded by the coding sequence ATGACAGTTGAAACAGGTAAAGCAGCACCGAATTTCACACTTGAAAATCAGGAAGGGGAAAATGTAAGCCTTTCTAGTTTTAAAGGAAAGCATGTTGTCATATATTTTTATCCAAAAGATATGACACCTGGATGTACAACAGAAGCATGTGACTTTCGCGATCAACATGAAAGCTTTCAGGATTTAGACGCAGTAATTATCGGTGTCAGTCCAGACCCGGTTGATCGACATCAGAAATTTATTGATAAACATGAATTGCCATTTTTACTGCTGGCCGATGTTGATCATAAAGTTGCTGAAGAATACGGGGTATGGAAACTTAAGAAAAACTTTGGCAAGGAATATTATGGTATCGAACGTTCGACATTCATCATTGATAAAGAGGGTATTCTTCAAAAAGAATACCGTAAAGTCAGTGTGAAAGGTCATGTAGAAGACGCATTAACATTCATTAGGGAGTCTGTTCTCTAA
- a CDS encoding ion channel: MTINSWIFIILVSITMLLSIGYFMKRGKRGFSIEIFYSLLVVYSIVIIGFALIYFILSFNRIVLVEGGELRQVSIVGSLIHSGYFSGVTMLTIGYGDITPIGYGRLIALIQALIGYILPTAFVLRIVQNKQDD, encoded by the coding sequence ATGACAATTAATTCGTGGATCTTTATTATATTAGTAAGTATTACAATGCTCTTAAGTATCGGCTATTTCATGAAACGCGGAAAACGAGGGTTTTCGATTGAAATATTTTACTCCTTGCTTGTTGTATACAGTATTGTCATTATCGGCTTTGCACTTATCTACTTTATTCTTTCTTTTAATCGGATTGTTCTCGTGGAAGGCGGGGAATTAAGGCAAGTCAGTATCGTAGGATCACTAATTCATTCCGGCTATTTTAGCGGCGTTACCATGCTGACAATCGGGTATGGTGATATAACACCAATTGGCTATGGCAGGCTCATTGCCCTGATTCAAGCATTAATCGGTTATATTTTGCCGACAGCATTTGTTCTTCGTATTGTGCAGAATAAGCAGGATGATTAG
- a CDS encoding response regulator transcription factor, whose translation MKRIFLIEDDPKIANLLKEYLEKYEYSVTIVQSFDRIINEFTESDPHLVLLDINLPRYDGFYWCRKIRSISNCPIVFLSARDSGMDQVMAMENGGDDYITKPFNFDVVQAKIKSIMRRIYGEYAVTKQADFIEINQFILHLTSMEIEYHGTIASLTKNEFILLKEFVEHENQVLSRTHLLEILWDDEHFVDDNTLSVNITRIRKKLEDIGIKDSIQTVRGAGYKLVNTWG comes from the coding sequence ATGAAACGGATTTTTCTAATAGAAGATGACCCGAAAATAGCGAATTTATTAAAGGAATATCTCGAGAAGTACGAATATAGTGTAACCATCGTTCAGTCATTTGACAGGATTATTAACGAATTTACTGAATCAGATCCGCATCTTGTGTTATTGGATATAAATTTACCGCGCTATGATGGGTTTTACTGGTGCCGTAAAATAAGAAGCATCTCCAATTGCCCCATCGTTTTTCTGTCGGCCAGGGATTCCGGAATGGATCAGGTTATGGCCATGGAGAATGGCGGGGATGATTATATTACGAAGCCATTTAACTTCGATGTTGTACAAGCAAAAATTAAAAGTATCATGCGCCGTATTTACGGGGAATATGCCGTAACCAAACAAGCCGACTTTATCGAAATCAATCAATTTATTTTACATTTAACATCCATGGAAATCGAATACCATGGGACAATAGCTTCTCTAACAAAAAATGAGTTCATTCTGCTAAAGGAATTTGTTGAACACGAGAACCAAGTCTTATCCCGCACTCATTTATTGGAAATCCTGTGGGACGATGAACACTTTGTGGATGATAATACATTATCTGTTAATATTACTCGCATCAGGAAAAAGCTAGAGGACATTGGTATTAAGGATAGTATACAAACCGTTCGGGGCGCCGGATACAAACTAGTCAACACATGGGGGTAG
- a CDS encoding HAMP domain-containing histidine kinase, protein MKKFILDQLGNILFFYSQWVLMIIIVQIASRFSGTTLSAGILFYLFLLPTCFYLVFLVFKYFKQRDFYKLENVASPHVGLPEPSNHLLQILRDQHDKQDSEYQEKIEQLEQHKQLEIDFIQQWVHQMKTPVSVLHLTIQKEKMNLPESFADSLYEEIEHLQQGLDLALYQSRLQKFDRDFHVDRISLRSLVNESIQEFKTSFIRTHVFPEQFIDESIDVATDAKWFRFVLHQIITNAIKYSKGHSEKISFRSKTDSQTTTLQIEDYGHGIPKQDISRIFDPFFTGMNGRKFRESTGMGLYLSKEICKELGHEISVESEQNAGTTVSITFTQPKV, encoded by the coding sequence ATGAAAAAATTTATACTCGACCAATTAGGAAACATTTTATTTTTTTATTCCCAGTGGGTACTTATGATCATTATTGTTCAAATTGCCAGCCGATTTTCAGGAACAACACTCAGTGCCGGGATCCTTTTTTATTTATTTTTATTGCCGACATGCTTTTATCTTGTATTCTTGGTTTTCAAGTACTTTAAACAACGCGATTTCTACAAATTGGAAAATGTTGCTTCCCCGCATGTGGGATTACCGGAACCAAGCAATCATTTACTGCAAATTTTACGAGATCAACATGATAAACAAGACAGTGAATACCAGGAAAAAATTGAGCAGTTAGAACAGCATAAACAATTGGAAATTGATTTCATTCAACAATGGGTTCATCAAATGAAAACACCTGTCTCTGTTTTGCATTTGACGATACAGAAGGAAAAAATGAATCTTCCCGAATCCTTTGCAGATAGTTTGTATGAGGAAATTGAACATCTGCAGCAAGGACTGGATCTCGCATTATATCAATCACGTTTGCAAAAGTTTGACCGTGATTTTCATGTGGACAGAATTTCCTTGCGGTCTTTAGTAAATGAATCCATTCAGGAATTCAAAACAAGTTTCATCCGCACCCACGTATTCCCAGAGCAATTTATTGATGAATCAATTGACGTGGCTACCGATGCAAAGTGGTTTCGGTTTGTATTGCACCAAATCATTACAAACGCGATTAAATATTCAAAAGGGCATTCCGAGAAAATTTCATTTCGCAGTAAAACTGATTCGCAAACCACCACATTACAAATAGAGGACTACGGTCACGGTATCCCAAAGCAGGATATCAGCCGAATATTCGACCCATTCTTTACAGGAATGAACGGGCGCAAATTTCGTGAATCAACCGGTATGGGATTGTATCTATCAAAGGAAATATGTAAAGAATTAGGTCATGAAATCAGCGTAGAATCAGAACAAAATGCGGGAACAACGGTATCAATAACCTTTACACAGCCAAAGGTGTAA